The Penaeus chinensis breed Huanghai No. 1 chromosome 36, ASM1920278v2, whole genome shotgun sequence genome includes a region encoding these proteins:
- the LOC125044738 gene encoding uncharacterized protein LOC125044738, whose translation MKLRGDTRTIKGRPEGGMKGPHSPLHPAKDGDDCPDVILCRTDSTYEDVDGIPQKLKHANIYETVPYDTKDKNSKNSESADKDEVAYAELTFSNGKTKSKKSKKAGANGAVRSSEESTIYATIDHSRTAAHQKQQGMQQQKLQQAQQKQKDLESMSQAETDSIPLMDAALESNV comes from the exons atgaagctGCGGGGAGACACGAGGACCATCAAGGGCAGGCCTGAAGGGGGCATGAAGGGgcctcactcccccctccacccagcCAAGGACGGAGATGACTGTCCCGACGTCATCTTGTGTCGCACGG ACTCCACCTACGAGGACGTCGACGGAATCCCGCAGAAGCTGAAGCACGCCAACATCTACGAGACGGTCCCTTACGACACCAAGGACAAGAACAGCAAGAACAGTGag AGCGCTGACAAGGACGAAGTGGCTTACGCCGAGCTGACCTTCAGCAACGGCAAGACCAAGtcgaagaagagcaagaaggcgGGAGCGAACGGCGCCGTCAGAAGCTCCGAGGAATCCACCATCTACGCCACCATCGACCACAGCCGAACAGCAGCTCACCAGAAGCAGCAGGGGATGCAGCAGCAGAAGCTCCAGCAGGCGCAGCAGAAGCAGAAGGACCTGGAGTCCATGAGTCAGGCGGAGACCGACAGCATCCCGCTCATGGACGCGGCACTCGAGAGCAATGTATAA